Sequence from the Methanobrevibacter arboriphilus genome:
TGTCTTTTTATATATTTTAAATAAGTCTTTTAAATTTTGCAATTCTTTTTTAAAAAAATCATTAATAATCTTCCCCTCCCTATTTTGTATTCTCTGTATTCTATACTATTTAACTTATACTACATAAATATTTTGTTTATAATAAAAAAAAAATTATTGAATCTAACTTGGTAGTATAATATAAAACTAAATTTTATTTTTGTAGTGTTTAAAAGAATTTAATTTAATTTATTATTTATAATATTTTTATATTAAAATTAAGAATCATTATAAATAAAAAAAGTAGTTGGATAATGATTATTTTTTTATCATTATCTAAATATTTTAAAAATTTATAACCCATTTATTTCTATTGGGCCTTGTTTTTCATATATTACTAAGCATACTTTGAGTTTTCTTTTTAGTTTCATATATTTTTCTGTTGCTGCATTAAGTTTTTTGTGGAATTCTTTCATTTTTTCATATTTTTCTTTTTTCATTTCTTCTGTCATTTCTTTTTTCATCATTTCTTCATTGTGTTGTTTCATATAACGCATTTTGTGTTTAAAGTAATTGTGTTTTCCTTTTAGCATTTTGTATTCTGCAGCACATTCTCCTACTTCATCTGCTAATTTAAGCAGATATTCTTCATTTAACATTTTTGACATAGTTTTCACATCCCTATGTTATAATTTTGTTGTTTTTTGATAATATAGTTTTAATTTTTATTATTTTTTAAGGGATAAATCATATTATTTGGCTTATTTTTCTCTATTTCCTATTTAATATTTTAAAATATAATATTGATAGCTATTGAAAAGTAATGTTTATTATATTAATAATTAATCTATTATTTTTATATCTTCAATATTGAAATGTTCATCAAATGTTACTATCTTGTTTATTCCTAATTCTTTCATGATTTCAATATATAAACAATCAAAAAAAGGTAATCTTTTAGGAAGATAATTAACCATTCTTTCCATAGTATTATTATATAAATTTATATCCTCAACTATTCCAAATTTACCACTGTTTAATCTATTATAAACTTTTTCTAATAGTT
This genomic interval carries:
- a CDS encoding type II toxin-antitoxin system VapC family toxin, producing the protein MIFADANFLIALFVKDHKFNKRALKIWNKINHETIIISNSIILEVMTVLNIKLKVSKELLEKVYNRLNSGKFGIVEDINLYNNTMERMVNYLPKRLPFFDCLYIEIMKELGINKIVTFDEHFNIEDIKIID